A genomic region of Mercenaria mercenaria strain notata unplaced genomic scaffold, MADL_Memer_1 contig_4194, whole genome shotgun sequence contains the following coding sequences:
- the LOC128553686 gene encoding uncharacterized protein LOC128553686: MYSEIYDNEWTDAFEALKAEGYDEEFAICTLHLTLINVFDFCKKTSDSMLLKTEDAVNFLFKEYNILQETMTVSQHMNMTKRRVSSIKLPTSLQNDIQLQERWRRKSPREDLHEQSVGTLRVEKSDVVSSHIKTLRKEIAESMAPVVQKAYTSDCWIDGEFVPELKPFIRKCTFLCWMMVVQAPSMNFHMVDANKDVNFDKNMYKEYTSSGPLIKFVVWPALLLHENGPMVGKGVAQGYNYS, translated from the exons ATGTACAGCGAAATATACGACAATGAATGGACAGACGCCTTTGAAGCTCTTAAAGCAGAGGGCTATGATGAAGAATTTGCAATATGTACTCTGCATTTGACTCTTATA AATGTTTTCGACTTCTGTAAGAAGACATCTGATAGCATGTTACTGAAGACAGAAGATGCTGTTAATTTCCTTTTCAAAGAGTACAACATACTGCAGGAAACAAtg ACTGTCTCACAACACATGAACATGACAAAGAGAAGG gTTTCCAGCATAAAACTTCCTACCAGTTTACAAAATGATATACAATTGCAAGAAAGATGGAGAAGGAAATCACCAAGGGAAGATTTACATGAACAATCTGTCGGGACCTTGAGG GTTGAAAAATCAGACGTAGTCTCGAGTCATATAAAGACGTTGCGAAAGGAGATAGCGGAGTCCATGGCCCCAGTTGTCCAGAAG GCTTACACAAGTGATTGCTGGATAGATGGAGAGTTTGTTCCGGAGCTTAAACCATTCATAAGGAAATGTACATTTCTATGTTGGATGATGGTTGTTCAGGCACCTTCAATGAATTTTCATATGGTTGATGCGAACAAGGATGTTAATTTTGACAAGAATATGTATAAAGAATACACATCTAGTGGACCACTAATAAAGTTTGTTGTTTGGCCAGCTCTGTTGTTACACGAGAATGGACCAATGGTTGGCAAAGGTGTTGCACAGGGATACAATTACTCTTGA